A stretch of the Argentina anserina chromosome 6, drPotAnse1.1, whole genome shotgun sequence genome encodes the following:
- the LOC126799474 gene encoding pentatricopeptide repeat-containing protein At4g26680, mitochondrial — MNKLPSRRVSILPRSIAKEPTFTNPPVSLNLGSRSWNTIPIPHRTLPEPKGQDLDFVNVVNSHLIHSDWAKLNSLSNGLTAFRVKHVLLKIQKDYVVSLEFFNWVGTHKPTSLTLETQSMILHILTKCRKFKSAESILRKILVPGNIDLPSKLFEAILYSYRLCDSSPRVFDSLFKTFAHIKKFRNATDTFCRMKDYGFYPTVESCNAFLSSLLGLHRADVALGFYREMRRCRISPNVYTLNMVMCAYCRVGKLENAVEVLEKMDGMGFSPTIVSYNTLIAGHCDKGLLSSAVKFKNLMAKSGLHPNVVTFNTLIDGFVKQGKLAEANKIFSEMKAMNVAPNTVTYNTLINGYGQAGNSEMGSRLFEEMSKDRVSVDILTYNGLILGLCKEGKTKKAAYLVKELDRKSFAVNASTFSALIGGQCVRKNSDRAFLLYKSMVRSGYHPDEYTFKMLLSSFCSNRDFDGAVEVLKEMFERNFVPDSSILSDLCQGLQRCGNEKLIELLFSEMETRRLIPQGFDMAKIICCVEENDNSTVLETFKL, encoded by the coding sequence ATGAATAAACTCCCATCTCGTCGAGTCTCAATCTTGCCCAGATCAATCGCTAAAGAACCCACCTTCACAAACCCCccagtttctttgaatttaggATCAAGGAGTTGGAACACAATTCCAATTCCCCACAGAACACTTCCTGAACCCAAAGGCCAAGACCTTGATTTTGTTAACGTTGTCAACAGTCATCTGATTCACTCTGACTGGGCCAAGCTTAACTCTTTATCCAATGGCCTAACTGCTTTCAGAGTGAAACATGTTCTGCTCAAAATCCAAAAGGACTATGTTGTCTCACTTGAGTTTTTCAACTGGGTTGGAACTCACAAACCCACTTCACTTACCCTCGAAACGCAATCCATGATCCTCCACATTCTCACCAAGTGTCGAAAGTTTAAGTCGGCTGAGTCGATTCTGAGAAAGATTCTTGTGCCGGGGAACATAGACTTGCCTTCCAAGCTGTTTGAGGCGATACTGTATTCGTATCGCTTGTGTGATTCATCCCCTCGGGTTTTTGATTCGCTGTTCAAGACATTTGCGCATATTAAGAAGTTTAGGAATGCTACAGACACGTTTTGTAGGATGAAGGATTACGGGTTTTACCCCACGGTGGAGTCTTGCAATGCGTTTTTGAGCTCATTGCTTGGTTTGCATAGAGCTGATGTTGCTTTGGGGTTCTATCGAGAAATGAGGCGGTGTCGGATTTCGCCAAATGTGTATACACTTAATATGGTTATGTGTGCTTATTGTAGAGTGGGGAAATTAGAGAACGCTGTTGAGGTGCTTGAGAAGATGGATGGTATGGGTTTCAGTCCTACCATTGTGTCATATAATACGCTCATTGCAGGACATTGTGATAAGGGTCTTCTGAGTTCTGCTGTGAAGTTCAAAAACTTGATGGCGAAGAGTGGATTGCACCCGAATGTGGTGACTTTTAATACACTTATAGATGGGTTTGTTAAGCAAGGGAAGCTAGCAGAAGCAAATAAAATTTTTAGTGAGATGAAAGCCATGAATGTGGCTCCTAATACAGTTACCTATAATACTCTGATAAATGGGTATGGTCAAGCAGGTAATAGTGAAATGGGCAGCAGGCTTTTTGAGGAGATGTCAAAGGACCGAGTTAGCGTTGATATTCTGACTTATAATGGATTGATTTTAGGACTATGCAAGGAGGGTAAGACAAAGAAAGCTGCATATCTAGTGAAAGAGCTTGACAGAAAGAGTTTTGCAGTAAATGCCTCAACTTTTTCTGCGCTTATTGGTGGGCAGTGTGTGAGAAAGAACTCAGATCGTGCCTTTCTGTTGTATAAGAGCATGGTCAGGAGTGGCTATCATCCCGATGAATATACTTTTAAGATGTTGTTGTCTAGCTTTTGCAGTAATAGGGATTTTGATGGAGCAGTTGAAGTGTTGAAAGAAATGTTTGAGAGAAATTTTGTTCCTGATTCAAGCATCTTATCTGATCTATGTCAGGGTCTTCAACGCTGTGGGAATGAAAAACTGATAGAATTGCTGTTTAGTGAGATGGAAACTAGACGCCTCATTCCTCAAGGTTTTGACATGGCCAAGATTATCTGCTGTGTAGAAGAGAATGATAACTCAACTGTTTTGGAAACATTTAAATTGTAA
- the LOC126799418 gene encoding hevamine-A-like translates to MASKSILSAAILLLFLLAVGSNAGGIAIYWGQNGNEGTLAETCASGNYKFVNIAFLSSFGNGQTPTINLAGHCDPSTDECTKLSPDIESCQAKGIKVILSIGGAAGSYSLASSNDARQVATYLWNNFLGGQSSSRPLGDAVLDGIDFDIEGGDDQHWDDLARYLSGYSQNGKKVYLTAAPQCPFPDAYVGNALTTGLFDFVWVQFYNNPPCQYTSGDITNLQNGWKQWTTAIPAHKIFLGLPAAPQAAGSGFIPASDLNSQVLPAIKNSAKYGGVMLWSKYYDDLDGYSSSIKNDV, encoded by the coding sequence ATGGCTTCCAAGTCTATACTTTCAGCAGCAATATTGCTACTATTTCTTCTGGCTGTTGGATCCAATGCAGGTGGAATTGCTATATATTGGGGCCAGAATGGGAATGAAGGCACATTGGCGGAAACATGTGCTTCTGGAAACTACAAATTTGTGAACATAGCTTTCCTCTCATCATTTGGTAATGGCCAAACCCCTACCATAAACCTCGCCGGTCACTGTGACCCCTCCACCGATGAATGCACCAAGTTGAGCCCCGATATTGAGTCCTGCCAGGCCAAAGGCATTAAGGTCATACTCTCCATAGGAGGAGCTGCAGGGAGCTACTCTTTGGCTTCATCCAACGATGCGCGCCAAGTTGCGACATACTTGTGGAACAACTTCTTGGGAGGACAGTCCTCTTCAAGGCCGTTGGGAGATGCAGTTTTGGATGGCATTGACTTTGACATCGAAGGAGGGGATGATCAACACTGGGATGACCTCGCGAGGTACCTTTCCGGTTACAGCCAGAACGGCAAGAAAGTTTACTTGACTGCTGCTCCCCAGTGTCCCTTCCCTGATGCTTATGTTGGAAATGCACTCACCACAGGCCTCTTCGACTTTGTTTGGGTTCAGTTCTACAACAACCCTCCTTGCCAGTACACTTCTGGTGATATTACAAATCTACAAAATGGTTGGAAGCAATGGACTACTGCCATCCCGGCACATAAGATTTTCTTAGGACTTCCTGCTGCACCTCAAGCTGCTGGTAGTGGATTTATTCCTGCGAGTGATCTTAACTCACAAGTCCTTCCGGCTATCAAAAATTCAGCGAAATATGGAGGTGTCATGCTTTGGTCCAAATATTATGATGATCTCGATGGTTACAGCTCTTCCATCAAGAATGATGTCTAG
- the LOC126798199 gene encoding receptor-like protein 7 isoform X1, translating into MASSSWCFFLALLYFALLLLADAACCTSSVQRQTLCHGEERSALLQFKASLTTNKTASASSNPFAYPKVASWGEPEGESQVSNCCSWDGVECNEASGRVIGLHLASSCLYGSINSNSSLFQLIHLQTLDLSDNNFSFSQIPSRLGHDLTSLTYLNLSMSSFSGQIPSEISYLSKLSTLDLSSSSSYTLKMPNFRSLVQNLSSIKQLHLTSVEIGSTVPNTLVNLSSLTSLRLQACNLQGQFPVGIFHLPNLQVLDLTSNSYLSGYFPDELNRSSPLKILNLGSTNFSGYLPDSIGDLRVLNVFNISSCHFYPHVPSSISNLSQLNILDLSSFYNNKPDLPPNITFNGQVSEFWSWMGKLTKLSNMVLRNTSLRGDFPSSLTNLTQLLELDLSQNQLSGEFPCFLANMTQLIKLRLGYNQLTGEIPSCLVHLTQLTLLDLRFNNLQGAIPRSVFLLTSLEYIFLNSNNLSGIVEFDEISKLKKLRGLRLSLNKLSVQIKTGFTAIPPKINLLELSSCNLTEFPEFLKYTGELMHLDLSDNKIHGQIPKWMWNSTSETLLFLNLSHNQLTGFEENPVIIPWHRLSTLQLDSNMLRGSLLIPTPSMAVYSVSNNEYAGKIPATFCKASFLSVLDLSNNNLTGMIPQCFENFGALQILKLRNNSFHGYIPQLCSDRSMELVAIDLSYNQLQGKLPRSVSNCSKLIFLNLGNNQISDTFPSWLGTLQQLRVLILRSNAFDGIIGKPASSHEFPELSIIDLSSNEFSGLLPSDYLENWNAMKSVDENSQIYVQSAIIFGMYPDTFRYNYPITVFSKGVELKYFKTPFLLRLVDFSSNRFEGDIPRNIGNLRALHLLNLSNNTLTGPIPSSLGNLTALESLDLSQNQLSGKIPSVLAQLTFLAYFNVSNNRLYGPIPQGRQFDTFQENMYQGNTGLCGKPLSKKCEDAESTTPETTIEFERDEDSGFQLELDRFVVLLGFVAGLIVGVVGGNFWTAKKHNWFVDTFSRRRRQAKRTRERREQRPWSY; encoded by the coding sequence ATGGCATCATCATCTTGGTGTTTCTTCTTAGCTCTGCTTTATTTTGCATTACTACTCCTCGCCGATGCTGCATGCTGTACGTCTTCTGTGCAGAGGCAGACGCTTTGCCACGGAGAGGAGCGGTCTGCCTTACTGCAATTCAAGGCTAGTCTCACGACAAACAAGACTGCTAGCGCTTCAAGTAATCCCTTTGCTTATCCGAAGGTTGCGTCTTGGGGTGAGCCAGAAGGAGAATCTCAAGTGAGCAATTGTTGTTCATGGGATGGTGTTGAATGCAATGAAGCCTCTGGCCGTGTTATAGGCCTTCACCTTGCCAGCAGCTGTCTTTATGGTTCCATCAACTCCAACAGCAGTCTGTTTCAGCTTATTCACTTGCAGACCCTCGACCTCTCTGACAATAACTTCAGCTTCTCTCAGATACCATCCAGGTTAGGCCATGATCTTACTAGTCTAACGTATCTCAACCTTTCAATGTCTTCATTTTCTGGCCAAATTCCATCAGAAATCTCATATCTGTCCAAACTCTCTACCCTTGATCTTTCTTCAAGTTCCTCATATACCCTCAAAATGCCCAACTTCAGAAGTCTAGTTCAGAATTTAAGCAGCATAAAACAGCTTCATCTTACTTCGGTAGAGATAGGCTCCACAGTGCCTAATACTTTGGTGAATCTGTCTTCTCTCACATCTCTCCGTCTTCAAGCTTGTAACTTGCAGGGGCAATTCCCAGTAGGCATTTTCCACCTACCAAATTTGCAAGTACTTGATTTGACCTCTAACAGTTACCTATCCGGTTATTTTCCTGATGAGCTTAACAGGAGCAGTCCCCTGAAGATACTAAATCTTGGCTCAACCAATTTCTCAGGTTATCTACCAGATTCTATAGGAGACCTTCGTGTCTTAAATGTGTTTAACATATCATCTTGTCACTTTTATCCTCATGTTCCATCTTCAATTTCCAACCTCAGCCAGCTCAATATCCTTGATCTTTCTTCCTTTTATAACAATAAACCTGACCTTCCACCAAATATTACTTTCAATGGCCAAGTTTCAGAATTTTGGTCTTGGATGGGAAAACTGACCAAACTCAGCAACATGGTCCTTAGGAATACCAGCTTAAGGGGAGATTTTCCATCTTCATTAACTAATCTGACTCAACTTCTGGAATTAGACTTGAGCCAGAATCAGTTGAGTGGTGAATTCCCATGTTTTTTAGCAAATATGACACAACTTATAAAATTACGCTTGGGGTACAATCAACTAACTGGTGAAATCCCATCTTGCCTTGTGCACTTGACGCAGTTAACTTTGTTAGACCTGCGatttaacaatctccaagGAGCAATTCCCAGGTCAGTGTTCCTGCTTACAAGTCTTGAATATATTTTCCTCAACTCAAATAACTTGAGTGGAATTGTTGAATTTGATGAGATTTCCAAGCTAAAAAAGTTGAGAGGACTTCGTTTGTCGCTCAACAAGTTATCTGTGCAGATCAAAACTGGATTTACTGCTATTCCTCCCAAGATTAATTTACTGGAACTGAGTTCATGCAACTTAACAGAGtttccagaatttttgaaATACACTGGTGAACTGATGCATCTAGATCTATCTGACAACAAAATTCATGGCCAAATACCTAAATGGATGTGGAATTCAACAAGTGAAACTTTGTTGTTTCTCAACCTCTCTCACAACCAGTTAACTGGATTTGAAGAAAATCCGGTCATTATACCTTGGCATCGGTTAAGCACTTTACAGCTCGACTCTAATATGTTACGAGGATCACTTCTAATTCCAACACCTTCAATGGCGGTCTATTCTGTTTCAAACAACGAATATGCAGGAAAGATACCAGCAACATTCTGCAAAGCGAGTTTCCTATCTGTTCTTGATTTGTCTAACAACAACCTGACTGGCATGATTCCCCAatgttttgagaattttggagCTCTTCAGATATTGAAATTGCGGAACAATTCTTTTCATGGATATATTCCTCAGTTATGTTCAGACAGAAGTATGGAATTGGTAGCAATCGACTTGAGTTATAATCAGCTACAAGGGAAGCTACCAAGATCAGTTTCCAATTGTTCTAAGTTGATATTTCTTAATTTGGGAAATAATCAGATCAGTGATACCTTTCCATCTTGGTTAGGAACACTTCAACAATTAAGAGTTCTGATTTTGCGGTCTAATGCATTTGATGGCATAATTGGAAAGCCTGCAAGTAGCCATGAGTTCCCTGAGCTGTCCATTATTGATTTATCAAGCAATGAGTTTTCAGGTCTGTTGCCCTCTGACTACTTGGAGAACTGGAATGCCATGAAATCTGTTGATGAAAACAGCCAGATATATGTTCAATCCGCTATCATCTTCGGAATGTATCCAGACACATTCCGCTACAATTACCCAATTACAGTTTTTAGCAAAGGTGTGGAACTGAAGTATTTCAAGACCCCTTTTCTTCTGAGACTCGTAGACTTCTCAAGTAACAGATTTGAAGGTGACATTCCACGTAACATTGGGAATCTAAGAGCCCTTCATTTGCTCAATCTTTCCAACAACACTCTCACTGGTCCAATCCCCTCGTCTTTGGGGAACTTGACTGCTCTTGAATCATTGGATCTCTCCCAAAATCAGCTCTCAGGAAAGATCCCCAGTGTTCTAGCTCAACTGACATTCCTTGCATACTTTAATGTATCCAACAATCGTCTTTATGGTCCTATCCCACAAGGTCGACAGTTTGATACATTCCAAGAGAATATGTACCAAGGAAATACAG
- the LOC126799396 gene encoding uncharacterized protein LOC126799396, with amino-acid sequence MVGLSIGEKYFIQGGIAQDLRTDGRKRLTPRPMFVETGVISQSNGSSRVRIGATEVIASVKAELGRPSGLHPDKGKVYINVDCSPTVAPMFEGRGGEELSAELSVALHRCLLGGKSGSGAGIDLSSLAIVEGKICWDLYIEGLVISSDGNLLDALGAAIKAALSNTGIPKVNVAAGAEGDVQPEVDVSDEEFMQFDTSKVPVIVTLTKVGRHYIVDATSEEESQMSSAVSISVNSQGNICGLTKRGGAGLDPSVILDMISVAQSVSERLINTLDSHIAAAEAGEDEL; translated from the exons ATGGTGGGATTGTCTATAGGAGAGAAGTATTTTATACAGGGTGGCATTGCTCAGGACCTTCGCACTGATGGTCGTAAAAGATTGACACCGAGGCCCATGTTTGTTGAAACTGGAGTTATTTCCCAG TCAAATGGTTCCTCAAGGGTTAGGATTGGTGCTACAGAAGTTATTGCCAGTGTGAAG GCTGAACTTGGAAGGCCAAGCGGATTGCATCCTGACAAAGGAAAAGTCTATATAAATGTTGATTGCAGTCCAACTGTGGCACCAATGTTTGAG GGTAGAGGGGGTGAGGAGCTGTCCGCAGAACTCTCAGTTGCTCTTCATCGTTGTCTATTGGGTGGTAAAAGTGGATCAG GTGCTGGAATTGATCTCTCTTCTCTGGCAATTGTCGAAGGCAAGATCTGTTGGGATCTATACATTGAAGGCCTTGTTATTAGTTCCGATGGAAATCTACTAGATGCCCTAGGTGCTGCTATTAAG GCTGCTTTGAGCAATACAGGCATCCCAAAAGTAAATGTTGCAGCTGGTGCGGAAGGAGATGTGCAACCAGAGGTTGACGTAAGTGATGAGGAATTTATGCAGTTCGACACATCCAAGGTCCCTGTTATTGTTACATTAACGAAG GTAGGTAGGCACTATATTGTAGATGCCACATCAGAAGAGGAATCCCAAATGAGCTCGGCTGTCTCTATTTCAGTCAATAGCCAAGGGAACATTTGTGGGTTGACAAAAAGGGGTGGTGCAGGCCTAGATCCAAGCGTCATTCTTGACATGATATCTGTGGCGCAAAGCGTCAGTGAGAGGCTGATAAACACATTGGATTCACATATAGCTGCAGCTGAAGCTGGTGAAGATGAGTTGTGA